A stretch of the Nicotiana tabacum cultivar K326 chromosome 6, ASM71507v2, whole genome shotgun sequence genome encodes the following:
- the LOC142182009 gene encoding uncharacterized protein LOC142182009 → MKVDQRHATSKLIIGYIIDNLRDPSFEVTPAFVMAEMQKLDGLDIGYHKAWHAIQLASALIRGTPEENYELLSSYLYMTRSKNLGTYTNIKIDDNNRFVYMFYAYGSSISGWNHCRPMIDVDATFLKSKFCGVLMISVSKDANNQIFH, encoded by the exons ATGAAAGTTGATCAAAGGCATGCAACTTCAAAGTTGATTATTGGTTACATTATCGACAATCTTCGAGATCCAAGCTTTGAAGTTACACCAGCTTTTGTCATGGCAGAGATGCAAAAATTGGATGGACTAGACATTGGGTATCACAAGGCGTGGCATGCTATTCAACTTGCTTCCGCTTTAATAAGAGGAACTCCTGAAgagaattatgaattattatctTCATACTTGTATATGACGAGAAGTAAAAACCTGGGAACATATACTAATATAAAGATAGACGACAACAACAG gtttgtttatatgttttatgcatatGGATCATCAATATCTGGTTGGAATCATTGTAGACCAATGATTGATGTTGATGCAACTTTTTTGAAGTCAAAATTTTgtggtgttttaatgatttcagTTTCAAAGGATGCAAATAACCAAATTTTCCACTAG